One Vallitalea pronyensis genomic region harbors:
- a CDS encoding ABC transporter substrate-binding protein — protein sequence MKKMKEAGGILLLIIMLFISLTACNSKKTEDATTTQDQEATQTADQEKTEDDKEEDGKTEEGSSDTTTKESGDGTSIPRQETLYMSGLQWGAINDMNPLSANSNNALVIDQADQARTTVWETLFMYNQLDGKLYPLLATEYEQKDNVFTIAMNTDAKWSDGKPVTAKDVAYTFNIHKDMATNHASMWDYIASVEATDDATVVITADTANYNPLKVLEVLPKLYILPEHQISELVKKHNGDPDKVKTDKNEDYIGSGPYQLFYSDETKVVLVRNDNYWGQSDSMWGQLPVPKYLAHNIYADNNSSSVAFQQGEVDVTQAFTPEIWKMWEEQDLPVSTYIDEPPYYLSGSLPTAIFNTTKPGLDHAVVRKAIAMATDYDQIAKTAMSGYTPLMQDVPPSMMNPTAAEQSLLDKAALAPLQWSGKQIEEAKKLLDEAGIVDTNGDGIREADGTELVFTVECPAGWTDWNASLEMVAAAGQEIGMDITTYFPEAPVWTEDLQTGNFDIIMNTYAGASIANPWTRIYQTLYSDGGTTAGNDRVYYNYSRYINERADDIIDAIPKTTDKNKLIELYTEINQIYLNEVPCFALMYRPVFFHTVNETVWTSYPEYEDGTNIPPSILISGYGIAGLYNLELVE from the coding sequence ATGAAAAAGATGAAAGAAGCTGGGGGAATTTTATTACTGATCATCATGTTATTCATAAGTTTAACTGCATGTAACAGCAAGAAAACAGAAGATGCTACGACAACACAAGATCAAGAAGCAACACAGACTGCTGATCAAGAAAAGACAGAAGATGATAAAGAAGAAGATGGTAAAACAGAAGAGGGTTCTTCGGACACGACGACAAAAGAATCCGGTGATGGTACATCCATACCTCGACAGGAGACATTATACATGAGTGGGCTCCAATGGGGTGCAATTAATGATATGAATCCACTATCAGCCAACTCCAATAACGCATTGGTCATTGATCAGGCGGACCAAGCCAGAACAACGGTATGGGAAACATTGTTTATGTATAATCAACTGGATGGTAAGCTTTATCCATTACTTGCAACAGAGTATGAGCAAAAAGATAATGTATTTACCATCGCCATGAATACAGATGCAAAGTGGAGTGATGGCAAACCTGTAACCGCCAAAGATGTAGCTTATACCTTCAATATTCATAAGGATATGGCTACCAATCATGCCAGTATGTGGGATTATATTGCAAGTGTTGAAGCTACCGATGATGCAACAGTGGTTATTACAGCAGATACAGCAAATTACAACCCATTAAAGGTACTAGAAGTACTGCCTAAACTATACATACTACCAGAACATCAAATAAGTGAGTTGGTTAAGAAGCATAACGGTGATCCAGATAAAGTGAAAACAGATAAAAATGAAGATTATATTGGGTCAGGTCCTTATCAGTTATTCTACAGTGATGAAACAAAAGTTGTTCTTGTAAGAAATGATAACTATTGGGGTCAATCGGATTCCATGTGGGGTCAATTACCTGTACCGAAATATTTAGCACATAATATATACGCTGACAATAATTCAAGTTCAGTGGCATTCCAACAAGGTGAAGTGGATGTAACACAAGCCTTTACACCAGAGATTTGGAAAATGTGGGAAGAACAAGACTTACCTGTTTCAACCTATATTGATGAACCACCATATTACTTAAGTGGTTCCTTACCAACGGCTATTTTTAACACCACCAAGCCCGGCCTTGACCATGCTGTTGTTCGAAAAGCCATTGCCATGGCAACGGATTATGATCAAATTGCTAAGACTGCCATGAGCGGCTATACGCCTTTAATGCAAGATGTACCGCCTTCCATGATGAACCCTACAGCAGCAGAACAAAGCTTATTGGATAAAGCAGCTTTAGCACCACTACAGTGGTCTGGAAAGCAGATTGAAGAAGCCAAAAAATTACTGGACGAAGCAGGAATTGTTGATACCAATGGGGATGGTATACGTGAAGCTGATGGCACAGAATTAGTATTTACAGTTGAATGCCCAGCAGGATGGACAGACTGGAATGCATCCCTTGAAATGGTTGCAGCTGCTGGTCAGGAAATTGGCATGGATATCACCACTTATTTTCCAGAAGCACCCGTATGGACAGAAGACCTGCAAACAGGAAATTTTGATATCATCATGAACACCTATGCAGGAGCCAGTATAGCCAATCCATGGACACGTATTTATCAAACACTCTATAGTGATGGTGGAACAACGGCAGGTAATGATCGTGTCTATTATAATTACAGCCGTTACATCAATGAAAGAGCAGATGACATCATTGACGCTATTCCAAAAACCACAGATAAGAATAAACTCATAGAGCTCTATACAGAAATCAACCAAATCTACTTAAATGAAGTGCCTTGTTTCGCATTGATGTATAGACCCGTATTCTTCCATACCGTTAATGAAACTGTATGGACCAGTTACCCAGAGTATGAAGATGGTACCAATATACCGCCATCCATTTTAATAAGCGGCTATGGTATTGCAGGATTATATAATCTTGAATTGGTGGAATAA
- a CDS encoding beta-mannosidase: protein MEKITLNGEWVLSGGEFAQVKANVPGCVHTDLLHEKLIDDPYYRDNESKLMYLGELDWVYERTFFVSADMMACNKIDLICHGLDTLATVSINDHTVAKTNNMFRKWIFDIHDCINEGQNTIRIKCQSTYPYMKEKLEERYLAITGANHHRILGSNYVRKMQCNYGWDWGPMCVTAGIWKDIEVVGYHHAKLDHVQTKQSHDEHMVELQVITHLAGNIEPNKLFLDITLEHEGKHVASKVYPVKDSSTAVPITIENPALWWPNNLGKQNLYTLSVHLLDNNNQLMDNKQFRIGLRTLVLDIHKDQYGESFQFVVNGIPFFAKGGNWIPIDTFVTRGSDAFYRQQLTDVKNANMNFIRVWGGGIYESDVFYDLCDELGLCVWQDFAFACSAYPVYDKDFLDTFKQEAIDNIKRIRHHASLALWCGNNEIEYMGNMVSDALEEGKMTWDEYKLLFDELIPSLITTYDNEHSYWASSPMDDSHDRKDPNDATKGDAHLWDVWHGREPFEWYRTCHHRFNSEFGFQSFPEPNVVKSYTKKEDRNITSYVMEKHQRSVIGNETIILYMLSWFKLPTSFDMLLWTSQILQSLAIKYAVENWRRKMPEGMGTLYWQINDCWPVASWSSIDAMGNLKALHYSAKKFYNPVLISGIEDKDNLSVEIHLTNDTLEKQSGVIQWTLFHVNGCVLKEGTMEASIEANTASAVTTLNLYEAIEHAGGVRHVVLHYAFAVHDQVLSENTTYFVYPKHLELEKPDFKVGITKVTNQQYQVTVSSNKPCLWVWMELGHITARYSDRFFDLFNGQTKEVTIHMNEGLELHAFRSQLVIHSIVDTYQS, encoded by the coding sequence ATGGAGAAAATTACTTTAAATGGTGAATGGGTATTATCTGGTGGTGAATTTGCACAAGTGAAAGCCAATGTACCAGGATGTGTGCATACGGATTTACTTCATGAGAAATTAATCGATGATCCCTATTATCGTGATAATGAAAGTAAACTAATGTATCTTGGTGAGTTAGACTGGGTATATGAAAGAACCTTTTTTGTATCAGCAGATATGATGGCTTGTAACAAGATTGATTTAATTTGCCATGGGCTAGATACTTTAGCCACGGTGTCTATCAATGACCATACCGTTGCTAAGACCAATAACATGTTTAGAAAGTGGATTTTTGATATACATGATTGTATCAATGAAGGGCAGAATACCATAAGAATCAAATGTCAGTCCACTTATCCCTATATGAAAGAAAAATTAGAGGAACGTTATTTAGCCATTACTGGAGCTAACCATCATCGTATTCTTGGAAGTAATTATGTGAGAAAAATGCAATGTAACTATGGTTGGGATTGGGGACCCATGTGTGTAACGGCAGGGATTTGGAAAGACATTGAAGTGGTGGGCTATCATCATGCCAAGCTGGATCATGTGCAAACCAAACAATCACATGATGAACACATGGTAGAACTTCAGGTCATCACCCATTTGGCGGGGAACATTGAGCCCAATAAGCTGTTCCTGGATATTACTCTAGAACATGAGGGTAAGCATGTGGCCTCTAAGGTATACCCTGTTAAGGATAGTTCCACGGCAGTTCCTATAACCATTGAGAATCCAGCGTTATGGTGGCCTAACAATCTTGGAAAACAAAATCTCTATACCCTATCGGTACATTTATTAGATAACAACAACCAATTAATGGATAATAAGCAATTTAGAATAGGTTTAAGAACGTTGGTATTGGATATTCATAAAGACCAATATGGTGAAAGTTTTCAATTTGTGGTAAATGGCATTCCTTTTTTTGCAAAAGGAGGCAACTGGATTCCCATTGACACCTTTGTCACAAGAGGCAGTGATGCATTCTACCGTCAACAGCTCACAGATGTAAAAAATGCCAACATGAACTTTATAAGAGTTTGGGGCGGCGGCATCTATGAATCCGATGTTTTTTATGACTTATGTGATGAATTAGGTTTATGTGTATGGCAGGATTTTGCTTTTGCCTGTTCCGCTTATCCTGTTTATGATAAAGACTTTTTAGATACGTTTAAGCAAGAAGCCATTGATAACATCAAACGTATTCGTCATCATGCATCTTTAGCGCTATGGTGTGGCAATAATGAAATCGAATATATGGGCAATATGGTTTCTGATGCACTAGAAGAAGGCAAAATGACATGGGATGAATACAAATTATTGTTTGATGAACTCATTCCTTCGCTTATAACCACATATGATAATGAACATTCTTATTGGGCTTCGAGTCCTATGGACGATAGTCACGATAGAAAAGATCCTAATGATGCCACAAAAGGTGATGCTCATTTATGGGATGTGTGGCATGGACGTGAACCATTTGAGTGGTATCGCACCTGTCATCATCGCTTTAACAGTGAATTTGGGTTTCAATCATTCCCAGAACCCAATGTGGTCAAGAGTTATACGAAGAAAGAAGATCGGAATATAACAAGTTATGTTATGGAAAAACATCAGCGTAGCGTTATTGGTAATGAAACCATCATACTCTATATGTTATCTTGGTTTAAGCTGCCTACTTCATTTGATATGTTGTTATGGACATCACAAATATTGCAAAGCCTTGCCATTAAATATGCCGTAGAAAACTGGCGCAGAAAAATGCCAGAAGGTATGGGAACCCTTTATTGGCAGATAAATGATTGCTGGCCTGTAGCAAGCTGGTCATCCATTGACGCCATGGGCAATCTGAAAGCCTTGCATTACAGTGCTAAGAAATTCTATAACCCTGTTTTGATTTCTGGTATTGAAGATAAAGACAATTTATCTGTTGAAATCCACTTAACCAATGATACGTTGGAAAAACAATCCGGTGTGATTCAGTGGACCTTATTCCATGTAAATGGGTGTGTCTTGAAAGAAGGTACCATGGAAGCAAGTATTGAGGCAAATACGGCATCAGCTGTTACGACACTGAACTTATATGAAGCCATTGAACATGCGGGAGGTGTTCGCCATGTGGTGTTACACTATGCATTTGCTGTACATGATCAAGTGCTCAGTGAGAATACAACCTATTTTGTCTATCCGAAACATTTAGAGCTGGAAAAACCAGATTTTAAGGTTGGGATAACCAAAGTCACCAATCAACAATACCAAGTAACTGTATCATCTAATAAACCATGTTTATGGGTATGGATGGAATTAGGCCATATAACAGCAAGATACAGTGACAGGTTCTTTGACCTTTTTAATGGTCAGACCAAAGAAGTTACCATTCACATGAATGAAGGGTTAGAACTTCATGCTTTCAGAAGTCAGTTAGTCATACATTCTATTGTAGATACCTATCAATCATAA
- a CDS encoding AraC family transcriptional regulator, whose product MDNTIINNSNKLNSYNLNFVIDNFIVNILNYKVETFNGIDGYDVHKHFCYELHYIKSGSGQVTFNEKTHELVPGDMYLMSPNIAHSQYIYDHHMIEYALRFDIKQLKSSPNPSTIMEESKQIINLLKRSANKIIHQQFALEKLFEDSYQEAFGQRPGYYIVLKQYLMLIIIETARSAINDDDKEAIYPLPTRDIDRHNMNTITQFILDNISTKITNKTIASHVYMSERHLYRIIKRQTGLATHQYIAHLRINYVKKLLSQNLYTLKTISEMSGYSSAFHLSSAFKRHTGMTPSSYIDSALDKYQQSIEPYIE is encoded by the coding sequence ATGGATAATACTATTATAAATAATTCAAATAAACTAAATAGCTACAATTTGAACTTTGTCATTGATAATTTTATAGTCAATATACTCAATTATAAGGTAGAGACATTTAATGGGATTGATGGGTATGATGTTCACAAACATTTCTGTTATGAATTGCACTACATTAAGAGTGGCTCGGGCCAAGTAACCTTTAATGAAAAAACCCATGAATTGGTTCCAGGAGATATGTATCTTATGTCCCCCAATATTGCTCACAGTCAATACATCTATGATCATCACATGATTGAATATGCTCTTCGATTTGATATCAAGCAACTCAAGTCATCTCCCAACCCTTCAACCATCATGGAAGAGTCTAAGCAAATTATTAATCTGCTGAAAAGGAGCGCCAATAAAATTATTCATCAGCAATTTGCCTTAGAGAAGCTGTTTGAAGATAGCTACCAAGAAGCTTTTGGTCAGAGACCTGGTTACTATATTGTTCTCAAACAATACCTTATGCTCATCATTATTGAAACAGCTCGCTCAGCAATCAATGATGATGATAAGGAAGCCATCTATCCGTTACCTACTCGGGACATTGATCGTCACAATATGAACACCATCACCCAATTCATACTGGATAATATTTCAACAAAAATAACCAATAAAACCATTGCAAGTCATGTTTATATGAGTGAAAGACATCTGTATCGCATCATCAAAAGGCAGACTGGTCTTGCAACCCACCAATACATTGCCCATCTACGGATTAATTATGTCAAAAAATTACTTTCTCAAAACTTATATACGCTAAAAACCATTAGTGAAATGTCTGGGTATTCAAGTGCTTTTCATCTTAGTTCTGCTTTTAAGCGACATACGGGGATGACGCCATCAAGTTATATTGATAGTGCGTTGGATAAGTATCAGCAATCGATTGAGCCTTATATTGAATAA
- a CDS encoding sialate O-acetylesterase: MATDMFMVSPMFSSHMVLQRDESILIWGTGVEDVEVIILFKTQQYMCKIKNNKWCIDLGIHEAGGPYDLTIHGGNHTIIFNDVLIGEVWLAGGQSNMEQPLFFSKEWSNEKNVCDNPMIRLKTIPRRPFQDAQINGWHFEHTQSHDTKWELCTQHSAKHFSAIGYYFAKKLQRNLNVPIGIISCNWGGTTAQAWMSRDYLITNDNLKFLWDDYVTIEKQLNATAYEKEFHAYQEDMLTFVKEKGNLDERVEALGLTSYMTSDDGPAPAPPYGYKHFQRPCGLYDNMVMQVIPYTIKGVIWYQGESNANGPHATLYEEIFTTLIQNWRDAWKKKDLPFVFVQLSSLGAKDEIDIDEGWPIVRQAQLEVSQKVNHTAMVISVDYGEWNNIHPINKKPIGNRLAESALSMVYNQEETYRVITYTHIEKQGNSIIISFNEKIKQISEQLPNFQLCGEDKRFITAKATIMDHKIIAHNDNISNPIGVSYGFSKNVQIALYNLNDLPVTPFKVFLEKQHIM, translated from the coding sequence ATGGCTACAGATATGTTTATGGTATCCCCTATGTTCAGCAGCCATATGGTTTTACAAAGAGATGAAAGCATATTGATTTGGGGGACAGGTGTAGAAGATGTAGAAGTAATAATTTTATTTAAGACACAGCAGTACATGTGCAAAATTAAAAATAACAAATGGTGTATTGATTTAGGTATCCATGAAGCAGGAGGTCCCTATGATTTGACAATACATGGTGGTAATCATACGATAATTTTTAATGATGTCTTGATTGGTGAGGTATGGTTAGCAGGTGGACAATCCAATATGGAACAGCCATTGTTCTTTTCAAAAGAATGGTCTAATGAGAAAAATGTATGCGATAATCCAATGATTCGCTTAAAAACAATACCTCGCAGACCCTTCCAAGATGCTCAGATCAATGGATGGCATTTTGAGCATACACAGTCCCATGATACAAAATGGGAATTATGTACCCAGCATAGTGCAAAACATTTTTCAGCAATTGGCTACTATTTTGCTAAAAAGCTCCAAAGGAATTTGAATGTACCTATAGGTATCATTAGCTGCAATTGGGGTGGCACCACAGCACAAGCTTGGATGTCTAGAGATTATTTAATAACTAACGATAACTTAAAATTTTTATGGGATGATTATGTAACCATAGAAAAGCAATTGAATGCTACCGCCTACGAAAAAGAATTTCATGCTTATCAAGAAGATATGCTTACTTTTGTGAAAGAAAAAGGTAATCTTGATGAAAGAGTTGAAGCATTAGGGTTAACAAGTTACATGACTTCTGACGATGGACCAGCCCCAGCCCCTCCCTATGGTTATAAACACTTTCAACGTCCATGTGGTCTATATGACAACATGGTCATGCAGGTCATACCTTATACCATAAAAGGTGTGATATGGTACCAAGGCGAGAGCAATGCCAATGGACCTCATGCCACGCTATATGAAGAAATTTTTACTACACTGATTCAAAACTGGCGAGATGCCTGGAAGAAAAAGGACTTACCTTTTGTTTTTGTACAGCTTTCTTCTCTTGGTGCAAAAGATGAAATTGATATTGATGAAGGATGGCCTATCGTTCGCCAAGCACAGCTGGAAGTCTCTCAAAAAGTAAACCATACAGCCATGGTTATATCAGTAGACTATGGAGAATGGAATAATATCCACCCTATTAACAAGAAACCCATTGGGAATCGGTTAGCAGAATCAGCTCTATCCATGGTATACAATCAAGAAGAGACATACCGTGTAATTACCTATACCCATATTGAAAAACAAGGAAACTCTATCATCATCTCATTTAATGAAAAAATAAAACAAATATCAGAACAACTGCCAAACTTTCAGCTATGTGGTGAAGACAAGCGTTTTATAACAGCAAAAGCAACAATCATGGATCATAAAATTATTGCACATAACGACAACATATCAAACCCAATAGGTGTATCTTATGGATTCTCCAAAAACGTACAGATAGCACTATATAATCTCAATGATTTACCTGTTACACCTTTTAAGGTATTTTTAGAAAAACAACACATTATGTAA
- a CDS encoding DUF5050 domain-containing protein: MLFKKLIVTLTMIIISIMYLATNENKNWEKEGSGNYSNNSIIVHDKGIDYFAVSNKIYSMKNNNTEELFSFKHLEKKYTFVDNISQLSINNSILYFNVSVSHPNENILVSGVYSLDLNSKKLSLVLEGSKYCLIQQYIVKNKYIYYTVNKTENIFGLFLYRKNIEYKDGFEEQLSNEGEVLEFIINESAIYYIDKLYSTSKKDDRRPEDGKIYKISLDGIEKSKVSEADSPKCLVIYNNTLWYSDYGIYKIDLEDLNEIKVIENTKRTNFNIYKNAIYYVNEKNQLCQSLINEPDQENVLLNEYPYKINISQDYIYYFSNTILRKIKVDGSNQSSIR; the protein is encoded by the coding sequence ATGTTATTCAAAAAATTAATTGTAACACTAACTATGATTATTATAAGCATTATGTATTTAGCAACAAATGAAAATAAAAACTGGGAAAAGGAAGGTTCCGGAAATTATTCTAATAATAGTATAATTGTACATGATAAAGGAATTGATTATTTTGCTGTTAGTAATAAAATATATAGCATGAAAAATAATAACACTGAAGAATTGTTTTCATTTAAACACCTAGAGAAAAAATATACTTTTGTTGATAATATATCTCAATTATCTATTAATAATAGCATATTATATTTCAATGTCAGCGTTTCTCATCCAAACGAAAATATACTAGTTTCAGGAGTATATTCTCTTGATTTAAATAGTAAAAAACTTAGCCTAGTACTTGAAGGTAGCAAATATTGTTTAATTCAACAATATATAGTTAAGAATAAGTATATATATTATACGGTAAATAAGACTGAAAATATATTTGGATTATTTCTTTACCGAAAAAACATAGAATATAAAGATGGTTTCGAGGAACAACTTTCAAATGAAGGAGAAGTTTTAGAATTCATAATTAATGAATCAGCAATATACTATATTGATAAGTTATACTCTACTTCTAAAAAGGATGATAGAAGGCCAGAAGACGGCAAGATTTACAAGATTAGTTTAGATGGTATTGAAAAAAGTAAAGTGAGTGAAGCCGATAGTCCAAAATGCTTAGTAATATATAATAACACATTATGGTACAGTGATTATGGAATATATAAAATTGATTTGGAAGATTTAAATGAAATTAAAGTAATTGAAAATACTAAACGTACTAATTTTAATATATATAAAAATGCAATATACTATGTAAATGAAAAAAATCAGCTATGTCAGTCATTAATTAATGAGCCAGATCAGGAGAATGTCTTATTAAATGAATATCCTTACAAAATAAATATCTCACAAGATTATATATACTATTTTAGTAATACCATATTACGCAAAATAAAAGTTGATGGAAGTAATCAAAGTAGTATCAGATAA
- a CDS encoding uroporphyrinogen decarboxylase/cobalamine-independent methonine synthase family protein yields MQMIHGTIDEKKDRLTKWWHGHGLGRPAMHLTMMDKDYSLNYQGECPKGDIHPKYTFKSMAYRLYLEEKNLYNKIYYGEAIPCCDADLAAGVLALFLGCHGIEKKDTVWIEADFEHHDTIPIQIDPDNFYYQFFWRLQTHLKEKYGDLACGFPDLIEGIDIYAAMGGTQNTLFDIVDCPDKLLRTIEKIDEAYLHYYDNIYEKIKDSRGGSMFWIWAPGKISKVQCDISAMLSPDMFNQFTMPTLKKIIQHMDYSIYHLDGPDATRHIDAILSIDELDVVQWTPGASSDMLSCGTYHSRWYPMYHKIIEAGKKIMLQGINSSDKLKKLKDEFGKSLGNFYIQSHLTTKEEADKILETAQL; encoded by the coding sequence ATGCAGATGATACATGGAACCATTGATGAGAAAAAAGACCGATTAACCAAGTGGTGGCATGGTCATGGATTAGGACGTCCTGCTATGCATTTAACCATGATGGATAAGGATTATTCCCTAAACTATCAAGGTGAATGCCCTAAGGGTGATATTCATCCGAAATATACGTTCAAATCAATGGCTTATCGCTTATATTTGGAAGAAAAGAATCTTTATAATAAGATATATTATGGTGAAGCAATACCATGCTGTGATGCTGACCTTGCAGCAGGCGTCCTTGCCTTATTTTTAGGTTGTCATGGTATTGAAAAGAAAGACACTGTATGGATTGAAGCTGATTTTGAACATCATGACACCATACCCATTCAGATTGATCCTGACAATTTTTATTACCAGTTTTTCTGGCGTTTGCAAACACACTTAAAAGAAAAATACGGTGATCTAGCCTGTGGGTTCCCTGATTTAATTGAGGGCATTGACATCTATGCTGCCATGGGGGGCACACAAAATACATTGTTTGACATAGTGGATTGTCCTGATAAACTCTTAAGGACCATTGAAAAGATTGATGAAGCTTATCTACACTATTATGATAACATCTATGAGAAAATTAAAGATTCCCGAGGGGGTTCGATGTTTTGGATTTGGGCTCCTGGCAAAATCTCTAAAGTTCAATGTGATATTTCTGCCATGCTATCACCGGATATGTTTAACCAATTTACCATGCCTACATTAAAAAAAATCATTCAGCACATGGATTATAGTATTTATCATTTAGATGGACCTGATGCCACACGCCATATTGATGCCATACTCTCCATTGATGAATTAGACGTTGTCCAATGGACGCCTGGTGCTTCCAGCGATATGCTTTCATGTGGCACGTACCATAGCAGATGGTATCCCATGTATCACAAGATTATAGAAGCAGGTAAAAAAATTATGTTACAAGGCATTAATTCATCTGACAAGTTAAAAAAGCTAAAAGATGAATTTGGAAAATCCTTAGGCAACTTTTATATTCAGTCACATCTAACAACGAAAGAGGAAGCCGATAAGATATTAGAAACTGCCCAATTATAG
- a CDS encoding helix-turn-helix domain-containing protein translates to MEFIKENIQLSHKFPFRIFQTEAKKKATPEILHSHDCLEINYVVDGEGVYIIGDSHYTIERSDIIIINNEEHHYAFSKKGVCLLVIIFDPELIWQTNTFDYGYLKSFFQRNKNYSHCISKQQPLSTQLYDIMKEIIREDQMRGHHYQWIIKANLMKLLAVVNRYFLENNQISDINHKEQRAFDRIKESVMYINAHYTQPLSLDEVARLAAMNSTYFSDYFKRVMKKTLTEYILSLRMNHAKGLLKQTNESVTDISMESGFGNVSYFNRVFKKRTGLSPIQYRKSLSL, encoded by the coding sequence ATGGAATTCATCAAAGAAAATATACAATTATCCCATAAATTTCCCTTTAGAATATTTCAAACGGAAGCCAAGAAAAAAGCAACACCTGAAATCCTCCATAGTCATGACTGCTTGGAGATTAATTACGTGGTTGATGGAGAAGGTGTCTACATCATTGGGGATTCCCATTATACCATTGAACGAAGTGACATCATCATTATTAATAATGAAGAACATCATTATGCCTTTTCTAAGAAAGGTGTCTGTTTATTGGTTATCATTTTTGACCCTGAACTTATTTGGCAAACCAATACCTTTGACTATGGTTACTTAAAATCTTTTTTTCAACGGAATAAAAACTATAGTCACTGCATATCCAAACAGCAACCATTATCCACACAGTTATATGACATCATGAAAGAAATTATACGAGAGGACCAAATGAGAGGCCACCATTATCAATGGATTATTAAAGCGAACTTGATGAAATTGCTGGCTGTAGTCAACCGTTATTTTTTGGAAAATAACCAGATTAGCGACATCAATCATAAAGAACAGAGGGCATTTGATCGGATAAAAGAATCAGTTATGTATATCAATGCACATTATACACAACCCCTATCATTAGATGAGGTTGCTAGGCTTGCTGCAATGAATAGTACCTATTTTTCTGATTATTTTAAAAGGGTTATGAAAAAGACGTTGACAGAATATATCCTGTCACTGCGCATGAACCATGCTAAAGGGTTGTTGAAACAAACCAATGAATCGGTGACAGATATCAGCATGGAAAGTGGGTTTGGAAACGTATCTTATTTTAATCGTGTATTCAAGAAGAGAACGGGTCTGTCACCAATTCAATATCGAAAGAGTCTATCACTATAA